The DNA window GAAGTATCCGTTCTCTTCCTAGCTGTTGGCACTCTTGCAAATAAAGAAGAACGTTATACTAAATAGAACATAACGTTTCACtacatattaaaaatgaaaactcaaACCTTAATCCTAATAGACACTTTGTAAACTGTACTAAATGTTACTATCAATTGTGGAGAGAAacgatttataaattttacattgaAAAGATAgtgatgttttaaataatatattactacCAATGGAGAAGTTACATGCTATTTCATTTCAAAGTTGTGATTGTTTTTGCCGATTATAAACTTGCCCTAACCTTCTAGCTTAGATAAAGGTTAGATATAACAACGATTATTTTCTAAGCCTAAGACTTGCTTGATCCTTTAATTGTTGACCTGGTCTCCAGAGATTCTATTCATTTTAAAGTTACTGAGAGTTAGCAATTTATCTCTCACTGTATGTGGGAATAACCGTTGACAGTGATAGCCAAGAAGTATAGGATACCACAGTAAGAATTTTGCGTgaattgaaaatattgtatcaccACAGTACTGATTTCTCTCTTCGGCTTGAGCAGACATTTTACTCTTCTGcagataaaaaattacaaacattgttttatgaatatcacacaaagctacacgaggattatctgcgctaaccgtccctaatttaggagtgtatgactggagggaaggcagctggtcatcacgaCACACTgtcaacccttgagctactcttttaccaacgaataatgtaaCTAACTGTACATTGTAGCACCCACACGGccaaaagggcgagtatgtttggtgtgactggaatttgaacccgcgaccctaagattacgagtcgaatgccttaacgccctggccatgccgggccaattataTCCATAACTAAACGAAAACTGATGGTATCTAAAATTGGAGGAAACCCCAGAATacttatatttatgaataaagaCTATGTTTATTGGTTCACTTGTATTTGTTTGAtctccatttttattttattctctgttCAAAATATCTGGAAGCTTTTGTATTGTGGTTACCTCCGAATTTCTATCGGACATCAGAGTGCCTGAATATCACAGACTAAGCTACTAACTTACGTTTTGGTGTCGTGACCAAAGGCTTCTTTGTTGTAgagtttttattgtaaatgcGCACCTATTATTTCCTTTTGTCTCTACTGTTGCTGTAAAATTTGTAATCTGTGATCAAGTAagatcattgtttgtttgtttttgaatttggtgcaaagctacttgaggattatctgcgctagccgtccctaatttagcagtgtaagactagagggaagacagttagtcatcaccacttaccgctaactcttgggctactcttttaccaacgaagagtgggtttcaccgtaacgttataatgtccctacggctgggagggcgagcatgtttggtgcaaccgggattcgaacccgcgaccctcggattacgagtgaagCGCACTAACctcctggctatgtcgggccaagGAAAAGAACGTTTTTGAAATTGCAAAGAGACATTGCATTGTTGTTATCGTGGTTCTTACATTTCTTATacgaaataattattaatatgctTATTTCTTAGAACGTGATTCATGAATTCAAATACGAATCAGTGTACTGATAAAGCTTCTATTTCATATGCGGCTCACTGAATGAAAACTATATCTGttttaaatttccaaaatttAGAATCTCGAcctttatttaagaaaaaagacTTTTGAAGTGGATAAGTCTAAAATTAATACGAAAAAAAATACCAGGAAAAAGAGGAAAAAAGCAGAAAGAGCAAACTCATTTATTTGTGCTGTTTATCGTTAAGCATACATATACAACTGGGTTGTAAAAGCTTTAAGTAACTAACATAATAACTAGcggatatttattattttattaacttctgaACTCAAATCATCACGCGTAAAATGACATAATGATGTAATAATTCGCTCATTTTATatgacatatatacatataacctAAATAAcgagataaaaagaaaaacatagttTGACAGCTCGTGACTACGTGACACGTGCTTCTCGAAGTTAAAAGTCAACTCCCGCTGTAACCAACGTTTCATCCGAGATTAATAGCAAAGTTAATCGTTCGTAAGCACCAACCAATCGTGACTCAACTAAGCTAGCTAACATTAGAGTAAGTGTGAAGATTTTAAAAAGAGCCAATCAGCAGTCGGTATAATCTCACGTGCTAAACTAGAAAGCTGTGATTTTGTGGAAGTAATGAAGGCACTTGCCCTTTCAGTGGTGAAGTTGTTGAGCTAGCGTTACCTCACACTAAGTTTCTTGTCCGTTGTCCGGCTTTAATGACCGTTGGCGACCGTTAACAGATAGGCTAAGAGTTTGTGGTTGTTTTTTGCTAGGAATAGCTGGTTCCTTCCTGTACATGCTTCAATTCGCACCATATATGTCCATTCTAGGGGCTAACAAACCCTCTTTCTATAATGGCCATTTTGCTCTTCCCAGAATCTGTCCCCACGTTCAAGGGCTACCCGTCTCCCAGTTGTACAACGTACCATATTCAGTAATCCTTCCGTCACGACTTAGTTTAGAAAACCTCCCATCCAAAAATTCTGCGAAAAACCGCATTTTAGATGCTTTTCACATTCACGAACGCAATGCAACAGAATTCTTCGCTGTCGACAGAAAGCTCGAACTGTCCGCGGACTCTCCCGAGCAACTACTAACAGTAGCTCGGCAACACTTCTCGCCAGAGATATCTGTCTTCAAATTTTCTAACATGGCACAAATTTCTCACAGCTCGCAGAAAAACACTGCCTGTCAAAATGGCCATTTAAAGTGGAAGACCTACACAGGTAacttttttacattgtttgagtTGAGAATGCACTTAAAGGCATTGCAATGTGCAACCCTAATAAGGATGGTGACATTTCAAAGAAACATTTGTAAGTTTAATTTATCAGAACTTATATTATCTACATGACAGGACACCTTTGTTAATACTTGTTTTGCTTGTGTCCGAGTATGTGTTTACTTAGCTTTCTGCATTTGCAAATATTTCTATATTCACTGCAGTTGCACaaattttactgtgttatgaTATATTACTTCATAACAGTACCACGCTTTACTATAGACTACAATATAAACGGGCCATCACTGTACTTGTAGTAGTTACTCAGAATCTACATGTAACATACAACATAATATCTAAAACATGTAAAATGATTCCCGTCGTGTTCTGTCAGAATGAAATGAAGACGTGGTGAGTGTATAGGAAGTAATCAGTGGTTAGAGTGAGGTTGGACCCATGGGGACAGAGTCCCCAGAGCTACGAAAACCTACAACGAGAGCCACTTAACTATAATGAATAAAGGGTAAAGGaaagtttaaacaatattataggGTAATTTAATGCAGTAAtggatatataaaatttaaattttttgtcaaAAGAATGATCTAGTAAGTTGAACATTAGGCTTTAGTCATCCGATTTAACCACCAGAACTAATTTAtatacgtacacacacatagatataCAAGGTagggcattttttttttttttttttgtaaatcatagtttagtttctaattattaattactctGGAATAATCAATAATTATATAGGTTTTTTTCGTCTTCGTGATATTTTTAATGTCAATCGTTTCGTCCAAAACATTACTAACAGTATagatacttttatttcttcttgtataTTCGACTTCATTTAATACATTAACACAGGGAGACAAATTTATCTTAATCGGCGATAtcgtttttttagtttttaatataatctgaaaacaaaattgttcCAAAACGGATGACAACATATTACGGAAATTCAGTTCGATAGTGAGGAATGAACAACGCTTACTATCTCGTCACACGCGTTTCTTTACAAAAGTAAACCAgacttgtatatttgtataatagaaattgttaatttaaggcatttatttattcaatatatgagaataaagtttgaactttcTATCTGGCTGTTTTGAGACGTATAATTGTACAACGAACCGATTAGAAAGCTAGattggagtgtgtgtgttttcgggctatctgctgagtccactgaaggaaatcgaacccccgattttagcgttgtaaatccgtagacttgccactgtaccagcggggaacctGGATTGGATCTACTGATCTTTTGTATCACAAAACCTTTCTCGCCGGTGTATCAGTTCATAGATTTTTCAGTGACCCATAGTACATATGtagagagaaataaaacaaatgcaaaagAAAATACGCAGTGTTCGGATTTCTTGTGCCAGGCTAGGCGTAGCTTAATACATAAAAGTGCCGTGCAGTGGTCGAAGATTTAAATATCTGTGTGACCTCCAGCTATGACCTTGTTATACAACAGGTAATCAATCTCAGTTTAGGGCTAAGAGAAGGTGCTGGTCCACTCCACTGGTCAGCAGCTTAAAATTGCACACTTTCAAACTTGAGCCTTGAAGTCTCTGATCTGATCGTTTACCTTGAGTCGCACGATGAGTTGTTGAAAATATACCACTTGTGTGTCGCAAAGTCTGTATTATATTAGAATACTTTGCTGAATACTTAGTTGcattttaaaggtttttaaattGAAGGTTGGTGATTTAAACTTTTCTCACAGTGTTGTTCAGAAAGCAAGAAAGTTTAACACTGTTATATCCAATGTTATACATATTTCACTGTTGAGAaatcttatttttgttattacttttaaagGTTTTGTTTCAATGTATATTCTTTCTGACTGTATAACGGTACAACTACACATATTTACTCAATTGTAATCATTAACATTTCACGCTGCAGTTATGTCGTATCAAGCAAATAAACTGCgaatgttctgtttgtttgttttaaaatttcgcgcaaaactacaaaagggctatctgcgctagccgtccctaatttagcagtgtaagacaagagagcaggcaggtagttatcaccatccaccgccaactcttgggctactcttttattaacgagtagtgggattggccataatattataacgaaaggacgagcatatttggcgtgacgggggGTATTCAAACCTGTGACCATCTGATTGCGAGTCGTGTGCACTAACCACCTATGCGAATGTTCTGTACGCAGAAGACCACTTGTGTTCGCGATGTAACTAAAAAGAGATCTAACATATTCACGTATGTAATTTCGATAATAGCCTGCCCCCCGCAAGTACaacggtatatctacggatttacaacgctaaattcaggggttcgattctcctcggcgggtttagcagatagctcgacgtggctttgctataagaaacacgcACGCATACACACACTCGATCATAGTCTGAAAACTGTCTTACATATAATGTGAACGTGGGGCCTGACCGAGCGTTTGTTTGTCTCCCACTTCCGGCGGCCGATTTTCGCGCTGCGTTTGAAAAGGTGCGCACGCTGGCTAAACTATcgattcacttttgaaatgacaggaGAAAAGACACGAATACTCTTGAtaccaaattttatttaacaaacagGATATCCTACACTAAAATGTTAGGACTAAATCACACCATGATTCACATTTCAGTATGTAacgtaacataaaaaaataaagatgtggatttattttgtatattaacatgttaatgttgAGTGAGTCTTGGCATGACTGAAATACTAAACAGTTACGTTATATCGTGGTTGGTATAAGTAGTTCAGAGATTTGATTCTGAGTGAAACCAGAAGTGCAACACagttaacctttttaaagttcGTGAAATAATTTAAgctgatagattaacttaaacgtTTCCTATTTCTGGGGACGGGTAGTTTTGCTTGCCAATCATAAAACACAAGTTCTATCTTTAATTTGATTCTACAATAAAAAGGCACTTAATAATTTCTCTGATGGTTAGAATAAAAGGTTTGTCAGtttgttttaatacagtataattacttaaaatatgaTCAAGCTATATTTCACAAACCTAGCTTCCAATGTCTTCTGGTGTCATTCTGTAGTACTGAATTAGAATACGGAAATATTCTGTGTGCGTTAAGCCTACATCCACAGTGTAGGCATATTTTTAATCTATTGAGAGTTTCTACAATTAAAACAAtgtctattttaataatttattttccaaatatccTACTGTttagtttatgaacttacaacgcaaaaaaatCAGGGTTAAATTCCGTgtgatggacacaacagatagcccactcaggttttgctctaaaacaaccaacaaactgTCTTTTCTAacttatatattatacatattataaaagcTATTGCTTATAATCTCGCATTGACCACTTCTTAAGAATTcttttattcacaaatatttgtaaaacacgtTATTTATTTGCATCTAGAAAATAGCTGGTATTTGATGTGTCGGATGACTGATTAACCTTGTTGATGTGAGTATCATGGCTAGTCAATGATTAGGAACAATGATGTCTCTCATTTTCAAAGGGATACATGGGTGGGTGATCGTCAATAAAATTATCGTCATCATTGACTATACCTTTAAATGACTCTTGAAAGTCATTTGTTATCAGGATATACGTCTGTTACTAGAAAATTCTGTGTCCATCAATAGCTGATAAAGAGACCAAGGAAACATACGGCTGGCAAGCATATAAAGTTCAACAGACGTTAGAATGTGTTCCAGTTAactgatttgttttctttattcattatgaTTCGAACATCTACAAATGCACTAATCCAAAGGTATTACAAAATGTGTCACCGATAGCCGACGGTCGGTTCTAAAAATGCACCTCTCTGGTACAAACAGGAAAATGTAGTTTCTGTGTTGattagaatacaaaatatgaacAGTGAGTGACCAGATTTACTTTAATGTACCAACAGTAAGgtaaaaatataatactattgAGCTTCCTTATATTATTCAACAGAACAAGCTTCTGGAGGTGGTATAATGGTGTGGGAAAGGCTCACTTGGCATGGATTGAATCCTTTGattacattaaaaagtaaaacaatatttcgaCTATACTGgaatttttttccattcttagcTTGATGTAAAAGAACGATTAGCAACAATACACAATGATCACATTGTTGGATAAAGCATAACAAGGACATTGGCCATCTTTCTTGGCTTAACCAATCAATGGACCCCAATCTTTAAGTAAATGTCTAATGTTCTATTAATGTCGGTAATTCTTTTCCCGCACCTgtgaatttattataaattatactcTTGGACAAGTAGTTCAAATCGAACAATACACCTTCAGGTATTCTTTAATAGACTGTTTAGCCGCAGATGATTCCTGATGAGTACATTGGAATTGGAGGCAACTGCCTATTATAGATAAAAAGAAAAGTGTaaaggacgacgttttgaaattctttcttcttcagaggaAGATTTCCGAAACGTTATCTCTGTATTTTCTACAACAGACGTTTGCCTCCAATTCGTGTACTCAGAAAATTTGATAGAAAATATGTCACACTGAGTCTACGCTGTCATAGCGATGAAAAGTGGCACAAACACTATTAAAGTATCCTGTATATAATCCAATATTAAGGAATTCAGCATACTTCTAATTCTCAAAAAGAATCCAATCATATATTTACCGAGTTAAAGAACGTGAACatgaatttaaatgaaaaatcaaTCGTGCGTTTTCGTGTCTGCCAATTAAATCTAGTTTTATTGactatttttatcattatgtttgtttgtttttttgtgaatttcgcgcaaagctactcgagggctatctgcgctagccgttcctaatttagcagtgtaaaactagaaggaaggcagctagtcatcaccacccaccgtcaactcttgggccactcttttaccaacgaagagtgggtttcaccgtaacgttataatgtccctacggctaggagggcgagcatgtttggtgcgaccgggattcgaacccgcgaccctcggattacgagtgaaaCGCACTAACctcctggctatgtcgggccaagGAAAAAGAACGTTTTTGAAATTGCAAAGAGACATTGCATTGTTGTTATCGTGGTTCTTACATTTCTTATacgaaataattattaatatgctTATTTCTTAGAatgtggggcctggcatggcctagcgcgttaaggcgtgcgcttcgtaatctgagggtcgcgggttcgcgcccgagtcgcgccaaacatgctcgccctcccagccgtgggggcgttataatgtgacggtcaatcccactattcgttggtaaaagagtagcccaagagttggcggtgggtggtgatgactagctgccttccctctagtcttacactgctaaattagggacggctagcacagatagccctcgagtagctttgtgcgaaattccaaaaaaaaccaaaccaaaaccaaacttaGAACGTGATTCATGAATTCAAATACGAATCAGTGTATTGATAAAGCTTCTATTTCATATGCGGCTCACTGAATGAAAACTATATCtgtttaaaatttccaaaatttaGAACTATCGACCTTTATTCaagaaaaaatacttttgaagtggaCAAGTCTAAAAATAATACGAAAAACATACCAGGAAAAAAGGAGAagaatcaccacccaccgccacctcttgggctactcttttactaacgaatagttggattgaccgtcacattataacgccccatggctaaaagggcgagcatatttcgtgcgacggttttattattataaaggatTGAATTGTTTTACCATCTTAATTAACTTGTGACGATTTGTTTTAGGATACGTAAAATAAACTGGACTTCCAGTAAAGATTGACTAATAAAGTTTCCGAGGGGTTGATTTAATAAACCATATCTCACacataatatttgtttcaagttatttcaataataattctTAAAGTGTTTTAGCTGCGTGTATGAAAAGATAAGTATTCAATCATCCAAATAATATCTAATGTTTCTCTTTCTGATGACATGAAAACTTTCGACATTGAATTACATTGTTGAAAATAGCTCATTGATCCCTAAAACATTCTTGTGGTTTTCTAAAATTATACTCGTAATTTGAGACACCTACCGTTTCAAATGGTAATTACTGATATTTAAGATTATTATTGCTTAATTCCAGAATTTACAAATGAAAGATACCTCTGTTTATCAGATAAAATATTGTCaagaataaatagataaaataagaaaaatattaaacgaATTTTGAACATGGCACGTGCAGTTATTATATGACACCCTTTTAGTTATGTTCGTTTTTTTGCGTAAAtcttaattatttgtatataccGATTTACCTCAGTTCTTCTCTGGAAAGATTTGTTTTCTATGGATGACTTTTTGATAAACAAGCTACTATTGAATAGGCCTAAAGACTATTATAATCATGTCGTTATCATGATCGTCATCAAAGAATGATTGTTGTATGTAAGAACAAAccgttttattgtaaaatatataaagtataaatattactcGTTTGACTAAAATATAGTAAAGTACATAAGCGGTAGTTGATTATGATGcttgagaaatatttatttttaagcacagTGTACGTATTTATATTTCATGTCCACTCGACGTCTATCATTTTAGCCACTTCTAACTCATGGACATCAGCCAATCCTGCTTTGCCATATCAGTTTTCTGACACTCAAGATGTCAACTCGAAAGAcgtcaatgaaaataataaggtTCTCAAAAACAAAAAGGCTAAGGTTCACGAGCAACAGTCGTCCAGATCTAAAGTCGATGAAAGTTACCTCTCCTTTTTGTCTGAAGGAAAACATCGTCGAAGAAGGACAGCTTACACTAGTGATCAGCTACTGCAGTTGGAGAAAGAATTTCACACCAAGAAATACTTGTCACTAACTGAACGTTCGCAGATTGCCACGACTCTCCAACTCAGTGAAGTCCAGGTGAAGATCTGGTTCCAGAATAGACGTGCAAAATGGAAGAGGGTCAAAGCTAGAGTTACAGCAGGACGGTCAGTTTCTAGTCGTAATGTTTCCAAGATTGCAGTTCCCATTCCCGTCCACGTAAATCGAATGGCAGTTCGAACTCGTCATCAGCAATTTGAGAAGTCCACATCAAGGTACGTTCTTTGGTTTCTTTATGTTGAAGTGTAAAGCTATCCTCTGTATTATAACATACTATTGTTTTTCGTGAATATGAGatgattataatgttttgtttaaacgCAGCTAAACTATTGGCTTTTTGCTCTGTGTACGCCGTAATGGACCTAACCTCagattttagcagtataagctTTCATATTTACTGCTTAGAAGCCGTGGGACCAAAAAGGataagtacattatattaaagtaCATGTCCAGTCACATTCTATCTGACAACAGAAATACATCGGTGCTGTATCCAACGGCTTGATTTCGGAACAGTATGAATATACATTTCATTCTCTAGCTGCTTAAGATAAGCAACGTTAGAAAAAATATATCGTGGAAGCAATTTGTGTACCAGAGATTTTTTTATCATGTTGTGCAGTGTTGCCTGGAACAGGTAGACAGCTTTTGAAACTGAGCTTTGTGTTTGAGGACTTTCATCTGTCACAAAATACCGTACTTCGCTTACCGTGAGTGGCGGACAATTTGTTGCAGGTATCTTTCTGGGTGGTCCTGGTGCCTCATGTTAATCCATATTTTTAAATTCAGGTAACAAAGATGTGTTAAGATCGAAAAGTTAGATTTTATAAGATGTAGATATCAGTTGTATTCAATATCATTGAATATCCCCGTCAATGGAATTCAAAATCCCAAAACTTAACGCATCTTTATGAACTCAACATATGAATGTCTTGCGTAGAAAAATGGCTTTTACAAACCCTTTTCCCAACTTTCGGTAGCATCCATCTATTTACATAAATCCAATATTATTGTTGCACCACAACTTTACGTCGCTTGTAGTTATTAATTGCTTATCTGCATGTTCGAAatagttttaatgtaatgtactcaaccctctgtatagtgtttaatattttcaacctCATATATAAATGGGCTAATCAGCCATGGCAGTGATTCCTAGGTTCCAAgtgtagtcgtccctaattttagagTACTGACATTAAGAAAAAGGCGGTCAGCGGCACTCACTGCTACAAGGGTTTACTTACCACTTTTATAAATTGTTCACAGCTAAAAGTCTGGAACACGAAACCTCATCTTTCGACTCATAGTTCGATATAGTTTATTCGCCTTTATAGAGaaagaattggaaaaaaaaagaaagaaaattaaccaCGTTTTATGATGATCCATAAGTTGCATTTGGTTCGATACATTGGAACAAATGATTTGGAAtattaagtaagataaaaacATGAGGAACAAGAGAAGTTCGATATAAGATACGTTTTAGGAGAAACAAAcgttagaaagaataaaacaagtagagcgaaatattttaaaaacaaaataataatttaagaaatgatTGTGTTTTATAACTTGTTAAGTGTTGATCCAGTTGTCACCAAACCTGTGATGTATCCTTAAAGACATAAAGTATGCGTATTCGAATCTGACCACTCCATATTACCCAAGGGATCCCTATGCCTTcttcataggcccggcatggccagatggttaaggttcttgattcgtaatctgaaggtcgcgggttcgaatccccgttccattaaacatgctcaccccttttagccgtgggggcgttataatgtgacggtcaatcctactattcgttagtaaaagagtagcccaagagttggatgtgggtggtgatgactagctgtcttccctcttgtcttacattgctaaattaagaacggctagcgcagatagctctcgagtaactttgtgcgaaattcaaaacaaaacaaaacaaaaccttccTCGTGCTATGAACGTGTACATTCGCTAGTAGAGTACAAGTTGAAGAATTAAAATGGATAAACTGAAATTAGAACGGAAAAAAACATACCTCTTGGCATTTTGAGATGCTAAAATAATCCTAGAAAGATAAATAGAAGAGTGATAACCAGTGATCAGAAGCTTGGCGTAATGGAAGAAAAGGAAACAATATTGAAGCTTAGATCTTTTAAAATGGACGAAGAGCAAATTgagaaaaaggaaaatgaaaataataaaaagaaattaagtgtTGAAAATCATGtataattaaaagtttcaaaGCGATGACGGTGGAACATCATTTACCAAGATGGTTAAGCAATAttgatgtataaaaacaaaagcgTGTAAGTGGACCA is part of the Tachypleus tridentatus isolate NWPU-2018 chromosome 4, ASM421037v1, whole genome shotgun sequence genome and encodes:
- the LOC143249684 gene encoding uncharacterized protein LOC143249684 isoform X1, whose translation is MLQFAPYMSILGANKPSFYNGHFALPRICPHVQGLPVSQLYNVPYSVILPSRLSLENLPSKNSAKNRILDAFHIHERNATEFFAVDRKLELSADSPEQLLTVARQHFSPEISVFKFSNMAQISHSSQKNTACQNGHLKWKTYTATSNSWTSANPALPYQFSDTQDVNSKDVNENNKVLKNKKAKVHEQQSSRSKVDESYLSFLSEGKHRRRRTAYTSDQLLQLEKEFHTKKYLSLTERSQIATTLQLSEVQVKIWFQNRRAKWKRVKARVTAGRSVSSRNVSKIAVPIPVHVNRMAVRTRHQQFEKSTSSSFSHHHQH
- the LOC143249684 gene encoding uncharacterized protein LOC143249684 isoform X2, giving the protein MLQFAPYMSILGANKPSFYNGHFALPRICPHVQGLPVSQLYNVPYSVILPSRLSLENLPSKNSAKNRILDAFHIHERNATEFFAVDRKLELSADSPEQLLTVARQHFSPEISVFKFSNMAQISHSSQKNTACQNGHLKWKTYTGNSNSWTSANPALPYQFSDTQDVNSKDVNENNKVLKNKKAKVHEQQSSRSKVDESYLSFLSEGKHRRRRTAYTSDQLLQLEKEFHTKKYLSLTERSQIATTLQLSEVQVKIWFQNRRAKWKRVKARVTAGRSVSSRNVSKIAVPIPVHVNRMAVRTRHQQFEKSTSSSFSHHHQH
- the LOC143249684 gene encoding uncharacterized protein LOC143249684 isoform X3 produces the protein MLQFAPYMSILGANKPSFYNGHFALPRICPHVQGLPVSQLYNVPYSVILPSRLSLENLPSKNSAKNRILDAFHIHERNATEFFAVDRKLELSADSPEQLLTVARQHFSPEISVFKFSNMAQISHSSQKNTACQNGHLKWKTYTATSNSWTSANPALPYQFSDTQDVNSKDVNENNKVLKNKKAKVHEQQSSRSKVDESYLSFLSEGKHRRRRTAYTSDQLLQLEKEFHTKKYLSLTERSQIATTLQLSEVQVKIWFQNRRAKWKRVKARVTAGRSVSSRNVSKIAVPIPVHVNRMAVRTRHQQFEKSTSSFSHHHQH